From Zavarzinella sp., one genomic window encodes:
- a CDS encoding transposase produces the protein MSAFAFTPLAYFITWTVYATHLQGDDRGWRKRGKGNCEPQPKLVAWHEERLKHETFLFEEQQRALVKEEIVRVCHFKEWKLWAVNVRTNHVHVVVTTATHSDQFVRDSLKANATRYLREHFPVFHDRKVWTKGGDIEWIDTEENLQEVIDYVLNRQD, from the coding sequence ATGTCCGCTTTTGCGTTCACTCCTTTGGCATACTTCATCACTTGGACTGTATACGCAACACATCTCCAAGGTGATGACCGTGGCTGGCGAAAACGCGGCAAAGGTAATTGTGAACCTCAGCCCAAACTTGTTGCTTGGCATGAAGAACGACTAAAACATGAAACTTTCCTGTTCGAAGAACAACAGAGAGCGCTAGTTAAAGAGGAAATCGTTCGAGTGTGCCACTTCAAAGAATGGAAATTATGGGCGGTTAATGTCCGAACAAACCACGTACATGTGGTAGTCACAACTGCGACTCACTCAGACCAATTCGTGCGAGATTCATTGAAAGCAAATGCCACTCGATATTTGCGTGAACATTTTCCTGTGTTTCATGACAGGAAAGTATGGACGAAAGGTGGTGACATCGAGTGGATCGATACAGAAGAAAATTTGCAAGAAGTGATTGATTATGTCTTAAACCGACAAGATTGA
- a CDS encoding DNA methyltransferase, protein MRQIRENAFDIKATGRLNRLYVELLKTNPDWATDARREELNHFFARLIFCFFAEDTSIFRGANLFTKTVEQMSDRDSGNTHFVISEIFRAMKIPSAERKAANPKLLPSADQFPYANGGLFSGSLEVPVFSKTARSYLLHVGSLDWKQINPDIFGSMIQAVAADEERGDLGMHYTSVPNILKVLNPLFLDNLRQQLADAGDNSRKLLNLRNRLARIRVFDPACGSGNFLVIAYKQMREIEAEINQRRKEFDRPSDIPLNNFRGIEIKHFSCEIARLALIIAEYQCDVLYRGETLATADFLPLKDKNWITCGNALRLDWLSLWQSEGKSVKNHPIDLYSLQLPQVEVAFENEGGETYICGNPPYKGNARKSIEQKEDLKITLEHKFRKWGLLDYVCGWFFKSFEYSKYTKTRFAFVATNSISQGQNISIFWKPLFEEGFKIDFAVRSFKWSNLATNEAGVTVVVIGAGHPSGLPSIYDEGTKIDTSNINPYLMPHENYWLESISKPISQVSIMIKGNYYGLSDHLLFDRKTREAYLIAGFQKNSLRKFYGSTEVIHAKPRYCFWFESAPNKEMLACLDLQARISQGIVNRSKSKDAISNGMLSRPHQFREMRSAKKSLLAVPVVSSENREFLPIDLLSAECVISNKCFALYDAPLWNMALIASRLHWVWIGTVCVRLEMRFSYSNTLGWNTFPVPTLTEQNKQELTHCAEEILLAREAHFPATIADLYDPETMPADLRAAHERNDDTLERIYIGRRFKNDTERLEKLFELYSQMTSKPKRK, encoded by the coding sequence GTGCGGCAGATTCGGGAAAATGCGTTTGATATTAAAGCAACCGGTCGACTGAACCGCCTTTATGTTGAACTGTTGAAAACCAATCCCGATTGGGCCACCGATGCCCGACGGGAAGAATTAAACCACTTTTTTGCCCGGCTGATTTTTTGCTTTTTCGCGGAAGACACCAGTATTTTCCGTGGCGCGAATCTGTTTACAAAGACCGTAGAACAGATGAGCGATCGAGATTCTGGCAATACCCACTTCGTGATCAGCGAAATCTTTCGGGCGATGAAAATACCATCTGCGGAGCGAAAGGCTGCTAATCCCAAACTACTCCCTTCGGCTGATCAGTTTCCTTACGCCAATGGCGGGTTGTTTTCCGGCTCACTTGAGGTACCAGTATTTTCCAAAACGGCTCGTTCCTACCTGCTGCACGTGGGCAGTCTCGATTGGAAACAGATCAACCCGGATATTTTCGGCTCGATGATTCAGGCGGTGGCTGCCGATGAGGAACGGGGCGATCTGGGCATGCACTATACCAGCGTGCCCAATATTCTGAAGGTGCTCAATCCGCTGTTTTTGGATAACTTGCGGCAACAACTGGCTGATGCGGGGGATAATAGCAGAAAACTGCTCAATCTGCGGAATCGCCTAGCACGCATCCGCGTGTTCGATCCGGCGTGCGGTTCCGGCAACTTTCTGGTGATTGCCTACAAGCAGATGCGGGAAATCGAAGCGGAAATCAACCAACGCCGGAAAGAATTTGACCGCCCTTCGGATATTCCCCTGAACAACTTTCGCGGCATCGAAATTAAGCACTTTTCCTGCGAAATTGCCCGGCTGGCGTTGATTATTGCGGAATACCAGTGTGATGTGCTCTACCGTGGAGAAACTCTGGCAACCGCCGATTTTCTGCCATTGAAAGATAAAAACTGGATTACCTGCGGCAACGCCTTGCGGCTGGATTGGTTAAGTCTTTGGCAATCAGAGGGGAAAAGCGTAAAAAATCATCCAATTGATTTATATAGCTTACAGTTACCTCAAGTAGAAGTTGCATTCGAAAATGAAGGTGGTGAAACATACATATGTGGAAATCCTCCTTATAAAGGCAACGCTAGAAAGAGTATCGAACAAAAAGAAGATTTGAAAATTACTTTAGAACACAAATTTCGCAAATGGGGTTTGCTGGATTATGTCTGCGGATGGTTTTTCAAATCATTTGAATATTCTAAATATACTAAAACAAGGTTTGCGTTTGTTGCAACAAATAGTATTTCACAAGGACAGAATATTTCAATTTTTTGGAAGCCACTTTTTGAAGAAGGTTTCAAAATAGATTTTGCAGTAAGATCTTTTAAATGGAGTAATTTGGCAACAAACGAAGCTGGTGTAACTGTAGTGGTGATTGGAGCTGGCCATCCAAGTGGGCTTCCAAGTATTTATGATGAAGGAACAAAAATCGACACTTCGAATATTAATCCTTATCTGATGCCTCACGAAAACTACTGGCTAGAGAGTATCAGCAAACCTATATCACAAGTGTCCATTATGATTAAAGGGAATTACTACGGATTATCAGATCACTTGTTGTTTGATCGCAAAACGAGAGAAGCATACTTAATCGCTGGTTTTCAAAAAAATTCGCTCCGAAAGTTCTATGGGTCAACTGAAGTCATACATGCTAAACCAAGATATTGCTTTTGGTTTGAAAGTGCTCCAAACAAAGAAATGCTTGCGTGCTTAGATTTACAAGCAAGAATCTCACAAGGAATCGTAAACAGGTCAAAATCTAAAGATGCAATATCGAATGGTATGCTGTCGCGTCCTCATCAATTCCGCGAGATGCGGAGTGCCAAGAAAAGTTTGTTGGCGGTTCCAGTTGTTTCCTCTGAAAATCGCGAATTTTTACCAATTGATCTTTTATCAGCAGAGTGTGTTATTTCAAATAAGTGTTTTGCCCTCTACGATGCCCCGCTATGGAATATGGCTTTGATCGCCTCGCGTCTACACTGGGTCTGGATTGGCACTGTTTGTGTGCGTCTCGAAATGCGATTTTCCTATTCCAATACCCTGGGGTGGAATACCTTTCCGGTGCCCACGTTAACGGAACAGAACAAGCAGGAATTGACCCACTGTGCGGAAGAGATTTTGCTGGCTCGCGAAGCCCACTTCCCCGCCACGATTGCCGATCTGTACGATCCGGAAACGATGCCCGCCGACCTCCGCGCCGCCCACGAACGGAACGATGATACGCTCGAACGGATTTACATCGGCCGCCGCTTCAAAAACGATACCGAACGCCTGGAAAAACTGTTTGAACTATACAGCCAGATGACGAGCAAACCCAAACGCAAATAA